One stretch of Brevibacillus laterosporus DNA includes these proteins:
- a CDS encoding XdhC/CoxI family protein, whose translation MEEIHRILETVQRTDLRSVLATITQVEGSAYRKEGVSMLFLEGGSQIGVLSAGCLEAHLASCVPNILETGVSRSFLFDMQSSEILSWGEEQGCGGVVHVTMEPVHDTFVDHLCTLKHYLDQQIEVMLVKRFDSDGSVTDYGFLTKDLHLFGEWRGDFPQSLVDLMSSKSEPYCKSGMRFVSSIQSGVFVHMYYPQPRLIIFGAGPDARPLAALAAATGFSVIVSDWRPALCDQRYFPDAKSLILGFPEETIRVIHFTPYDYAVVMTHNFKRDQQLVRLLSARKLRYLGILGSKSRTERLLSGLPIPMKVHFPVGLAIGAEGPEEIAVSILAELITVRRKNRGQGIILHEAE comes from the coding sequence TTGGAAGAAATACATCGTATTTTAGAAACCGTTCAACGTACCGACCTAAGAAGCGTGCTTGCGACGATTACCCAAGTGGAAGGGAGCGCATATCGTAAAGAAGGAGTCTCCATGCTGTTTCTGGAAGGTGGTTCACAAATTGGGGTATTAAGCGCGGGCTGTTTGGAGGCTCATCTTGCGTCCTGCGTACCGAATATTTTGGAAACAGGCGTTTCTCGCAGCTTCTTGTTCGATATGCAATCATCGGAAATTTTGTCCTGGGGGGAAGAACAAGGGTGCGGAGGTGTAGTTCATGTAACGATGGAGCCGGTACATGATACTTTTGTGGATCATTTATGTACATTGAAGCATTATTTGGATCAGCAAATCGAGGTCATGCTCGTTAAAAGATTTGATTCGGATGGCTCTGTTACCGATTATGGTTTCTTAACCAAAGATCTTCACCTGTTCGGGGAATGGAGAGGAGACTTTCCGCAGTCACTCGTAGATTTGATGTCGTCCAAGTCAGAGCCTTACTGTAAGAGTGGAATGAGATTTGTCTCATCCATTCAATCTGGTGTTTTCGTTCATATGTATTATCCACAACCGCGCCTGATCATATTTGGTGCGGGACCTGACGCGAGACCGCTTGCCGCATTGGCGGCAGCCACCGGCTTTTCCGTGATCGTCTCCGATTGGAGACCTGCTTTATGCGACCAACGTTATTTTCCGGATGCTAAATCACTTATTTTGGGATTTCCAGAGGAAACGATACGTGTGATTCATTTTACACCCTACGATTATGCAGTTGTAATGACTCATAATTTTAAGAGGGATCAGCAGTTGGTTCGCCTTCTTTCTGCGCGGAAGCTTCGTTATCTGGGAATTTTGGGATCGAAAAGCAGAACGGAACGTTTGCTATCAGGCTTGCCGATTCCGATGAAAGTTCACTTTCCTGTTGGACTCGCCATAGGAGCAGAGGGGCCGGAGGAAATTGCTGTGAGCATTCTAGCAGAACTAATAACTGTACGTAGAAAAAACAGAGGGCAGGGAATTATTCTCCATGAAGCGGAATAA
- a CDS encoding transposase, with protein MSIIKQGSLFDIQELFDLEPPKRFEAIFSTLDIEPLLFSISKKSIYGAPTELNYAAMLYSLVARIVERIPTVKDLRKRLKHDFIFRMECGFLFSDNLPSEASYSRLVQKLSETAHLNKVQDKLLLQAIQEGFIGDEAIAIDATHFESRDRGVAKEKKTKPELKKRGRKSKAEKDIYDKQKQEKEAQKSLYEKTIAAQLDVTLEDLRYQVPIKPAWGIKKNSDGKNMFWFGYKAHLAVSTKSQYILCSLMSSGSMNDGKAAIPLLKGIQTVLPNHMRYAIMDAGYDYVPIYQQIGRMNAQAIIAYNKRNEGEMVGFDSHFAPTCVRECSYRYDSYDKKYKTLKFVRPKECKDCPLNQDSLCQKVYKIKAETDLRKYTAPARGTKTWEELYDQRTAVERVHAYLKEFFQLNNVRYRTGKRAKVHFDLVTLVYNASKLAVDRIRRNWQVG; from the coding sequence ATGTCTATTATAAAACAAGGAAGCCTATTTGATATACAGGAATTATTCGACTTAGAACCTCCCAAACGTTTTGAGGCTATTTTCTCCACTCTTGACATTGAACCGCTTCTTTTCTCTATTTCCAAAAAGTCGATCTATGGTGCTCCTACCGAGTTGAATTATGCTGCCATGCTATATTCTCTGGTCGCTCGAATCGTAGAACGAATTCCCACTGTGAAAGATTTACGAAAACGACTAAAACATGACTTTATCTTTCGAATGGAATGCGGTTTTCTGTTTTCTGACAATCTTCCTTCCGAGGCATCGTACTCTCGTCTCGTTCAGAAGCTTTCTGAAACAGCACACCTCAATAAAGTCCAAGACAAGTTACTGTTGCAAGCGATACAGGAAGGGTTCATAGGCGATGAAGCAATTGCCATCGATGCAACCCATTTTGAATCCCGTGATCGAGGTGTGGCAAAAGAAAAAAAGACGAAACCAGAATTGAAAAAACGTGGACGTAAATCAAAAGCAGAAAAAGATATCTACGACAAGCAAAAGCAAGAAAAGGAAGCCCAGAAGTCCTTATATGAAAAAACCATTGCAGCTCAACTGGATGTGACGTTGGAGGACCTACGGTACCAAGTTCCTATCAAACCTGCTTGGGGAATAAAGAAAAATAGTGATGGAAAGAACATGTTTTGGTTTGGATACAAAGCTCATCTTGCAGTCAGTACGAAAAGTCAATATATTCTTTGCTCCCTCATGTCCTCTGGAAGTATGAACGATGGGAAAGCAGCGATTCCTTTGTTGAAAGGAATTCAAACTGTCCTGCCCAATCACATGCGATATGCAATCATGGATGCGGGATATGACTATGTCCCGATCTATCAACAAATCGGACGAATGAACGCACAAGCGATTATTGCTTACAACAAGCGGAATGAAGGAGAAATGGTTGGATTCGATTCACATTTTGCGCCAACTTGTGTCCGAGAATGCTCTTATCGTTACGACAGTTATGATAAGAAGTACAAAACGTTGAAATTTGTACGGCCAAAAGAATGTAAAGACTGTCCATTGAATCAGGATTCTCTCTGTCAAAAAGTCTATAAAATTAAGGCTGAAACCGATCTTCGAAAGTACACCGCGCCAGCCAGAGGAACAAAAACGTGGGAAGAACTATATGACCAGAGAACAGCCGTAGAGCGAGTACATGCTTATTTGAAGGAGTTCTTTCAGCTAAACAATGTCCGATATCGCACAGGAAAGAGGGCAAAAGTCCATTTTGACTTGGTTACTCTTGTTTATAATGCATCCAAGTTAGCAGTGGATCGAATTCGTAGGAACTGGCAAGTAGGATGA
- a CDS encoding XRE family transcriptional regulator has protein sequence MKSIKLIFLNRIEISQATLSELEQDKYKPSVETILSIVSEFVVDLEWFLVGEKGSEDKAFGLNILSRVQYFISVLYCSIFILGVLL, from the coding sequence ATAAAATCAATCAAGTTAATTTTTCTAAATCGAATTGAGATATCTCAAGCTACGTTAAGCGAGCTGGAACAGGATAAGTATAAACCTTCGGTTGAAACTATACTTTCGATTGTTTCAGAGTTCGTCGTTGATCTTGAATGGTTTCTTGTTGGTGAAAAAGGATCTGAGGATAAAGCGTTCGGATTAAATATTTTATCTAGAGTACAGTATTTTATTTCTGTGCTTTACTGCTCAATATTCATATTAGGAGTACTACTTTGA
- a CDS encoding nucleotidyltransferase family protein gives MKRNNIVGIYLAAGQSTRMGSDKLRLPLGPMNLGNYALAAALSSELDYVAIVSNDATVDWIDSTFYQEPIHRKWSVYHCSEAYLGQAHSLRYGVRAAQAMDAAAVMILLADQPFITKVMINELLFHYQAITNIGFVASRYVGLARPPVIFAQRMFPDLLRLQNDQGARQLIRKETSGFYIDFTMPDLFMDVDTAEDYRGLLELWKS, from the coding sequence ATGAAGCGGAATAATATCGTTGGCATTTATTTGGCGGCAGGACAAAGTACCCGAATGGGTTCGGATAAACTTCGACTTCCATTGGGGCCTATGAATTTGGGAAATTATGCGTTGGCAGCGGCCCTAAGCTCCGAGTTGGATTATGTTGCGATAGTATCGAATGACGCTACGGTAGATTGGATAGACAGCACATTTTACCAGGAGCCGATTCATCGGAAATGGTCCGTATATCACTGCTCTGAAGCATACTTGGGGCAAGCGCATTCCCTACGGTACGGTGTACGGGCTGCACAAGCTATGGACGCGGCAGCCGTAATGATTTTACTGGCGGATCAACCTTTTATTACAAAAGTGATGATCAATGAGCTACTATTTCATTATCAAGCTATCACCAACATTGGTTTCGTGGCCTCGAGGTATGTCGGTTTGGCAAGACCGCCGGTTATTTTTGCTCAGCGAATGTTTCCCGACCTCCTGCGATTGCAGAACGACCAAGGTGCGAGGCAGCTTATTCGCAAAGAAACATCGGGATTTTACATCGATTTCACAATGCCGGACCTATTCATGGATGTGGATACTGCTGAAGATTACAGGGGTTTATTGGAACTTTGGAAATCTTGA
- a CDS encoding M23 family metallopeptidase: MRKKILASVLGLSLLASPFMNSNQQVYAKGENPYGDFNWYYVTDVTDYSRGYSSNHRGLDILAYKDPVYSPQDGKVLSAGFFKDGGNYIAITTTDRSPDNDKKLVIRNLHLESKKVKTGEKVNRGQKIAVSGNSGEDTDGYHLHIDVNDAETFDGKKFTRSNTIDPRFFWPRIFDGPTLLSKDHADDSSHLNEPDYDNPELYFEDTLVEYVGEESFLKWLSHQPEDEKTLNNFKQAFNISDDLEKSLKDKAIED, translated from the coding sequence ATGAGGAAAAAAATATTAGCAAGCGTTTTGGGATTATCCTTACTAGCTTCTCCATTTATGAATAGCAATCAACAAGTATACGCTAAAGGTGAAAACCCATATGGCGACTTTAACTGGTATTACGTCACCGACGTAACTGATTATAGTAGAGGATACTCTTCAAATCATAGAGGTCTGGATATTTTAGCGTATAAGGACCCTGTATACAGTCCACAAGATGGTAAGGTGCTCAGTGCTGGATTTTTTAAGGATGGCGGAAACTACATAGCCATCACGACTACTGACCGATCGCCTGATAACGATAAGAAACTGGTGATTAGAAATTTGCATCTGGAATCCAAAAAAGTAAAAACGGGCGAAAAGGTAAACAGAGGACAAAAAATTGCTGTTTCAGGAAATTCAGGAGAAGATACGGATGGCTATCACCTTCACATCGATGTAAATGATGCTGAAACATTTGATGGAAAGAAATTTACCAGATCAAACACTATTGATCCTAGATTCTTTTGGCCACGCATTTTTGACGGACCAACCTTGTTATCAAAGGATCATGCTGACGATTCTAGTCATCTAAATGAACCTGACTATGACAATCCCGAATTGTATTTTGAAGATACCCTTGTTGAATATGTAGGGGAAGAATCGTTCTTAAAGTGGCTTTCACATCAGCCAGAAGATGAAAAAACACTTAATAACTTCAAGCAGGCTTTCAACATTTCAGATGATTTAGAGAAGTCGTTGAAAGACAAGGCTATAGAGGACTAA
- a CDS encoding aspartyl-phosphate phosphatase Spo0E family protein, producing MPQPHSKGTPSSKSLHYATTTLSQNDCDLQQATETLEALRHKLVKLFCREGSFSSPEVLQMSRQLDEYIVAIQKRSKLTENYTGCRL from the coding sequence ATTCCTCAACCCCATAGTAAAGGAACGCCCTCTTCCAAATCATTACATTATGCTACCACCACTTTATCACAGAATGATTGCGATTTACAGCAAGCTACAGAAACTTTAGAAGCTTTACGCCATAAGTTAGTGAAATTATTTTGCCGAGAAGGTTCATTCTCAAGTCCAGAAGTCTTACAAATGAGCCGGCAACTAGATGAGTACATTGTAGCCATTCAAAAAAGATCAAAGCTTACGGAAAACTACACTGGTTGTCGGTTATAG
- a CDS encoding XRE family transcriptional regulator, translating to MIITNHALRRSLRYEITARLKAHEYTISKLSELANINNPTLSIFLKGVNARTIRIEQLDAIAIAFNESPGWLYETYLEECFSRGRVYKRRVCPFLIRCVEIGRYDCIYEVVSRLLDMRNNIDVLFDVAEQLFQKSKQKESIYFYKLVIETEKNQWSESFIMSQYRLFRASLGTNVEENWNAIIRFEAYQKRLPENHQLDALLHLAHECFKLRKWKEVEDFADELRKMATLIHQDELGKRKRARNDEPLKTERHLVVYYGQGYLLKAASLEKQKLYGEARKFVSDYLNLSWIDPLNKSVQAEVHKYKISATANLYRLNLLIGDICVLDDYITFLKLHPSELVPGLVTIMKAANKHDFLIDDLLKRFSEEIRSFDDSHDPINVNQHLRFRYYLATYHFQNERFESGIKDTLRCLDLSIVMNNQKKFIQCVILFEAHRYHAKDQQIKWFKKIMEEVKNDKSLFAFEGHCLGLITLD from the coding sequence ATGATTATTACAAATCATGCTCTAAGACGATCACTGAGGTATGAAATCACAGCGCGTTTGAAAGCACATGAATACACGATCAGTAAGCTGAGTGAATTAGCTAACATCAATAATCCTACTTTGAGCATTTTTTTAAAAGGAGTTAATGCACGAACAATAAGGATAGAGCAATTAGATGCTATTGCAATTGCTTTTAATGAGTCGCCCGGATGGTTATATGAAACCTATCTAGAAGAATGTTTTTCACGTGGAAGAGTATACAAAAGAAGAGTGTGTCCTTTTTTGATAAGATGTGTTGAGATAGGCAGATATGATTGTATTTACGAGGTAGTCTCTAGGTTGTTAGATATGCGTAATAATATAGATGTTCTTTTTGATGTCGCAGAACAGTTATTTCAGAAAAGCAAGCAGAAAGAATCCATCTACTTTTATAAGTTAGTCATTGAAACGGAGAAAAATCAATGGTCAGAGAGTTTTATTATGAGTCAATATCGTTTGTTTAGAGCATCACTGGGTACAAATGTGGAGGAAAATTGGAACGCTATAATAAGATTCGAAGCTTACCAAAAAAGACTCCCTGAGAATCATCAATTGGATGCCTTATTACACCTAGCTCATGAATGTTTTAAATTACGGAAATGGAAAGAAGTAGAGGATTTTGCAGACGAGTTAAGAAAAATGGCTACCTTGATCCATCAAGATGAACTAGGTAAACGGAAAAGGGCACGGAATGATGAGCCTCTTAAAACAGAGCGTCATCTGGTTGTTTATTATGGACAAGGCTATCTGTTAAAAGCAGCATCATTAGAGAAACAAAAATTATATGGAGAAGCAAGAAAATTTGTTTCTGACTATTTAAATCTAAGCTGGATCGATCCATTAAACAAATCAGTACAAGCAGAAGTCCATAAATACAAGATTTCGGCTACAGCAAACTTGTATAGGCTAAATCTCCTCATTGGGGACATTTGTGTTCTTGATGACTACATCACGTTTCTTAAACTTCACCCTTCAGAATTAGTACCTGGCTTAGTCACCATCATGAAAGCAGCCAATAAGCATGATTTTCTAATAGATGACCTATTGAAGAGATTTTCAGAAGAAATTCGTTCTTTTGATGACTCTCATGATCCAATTAACGTAAATCAGCATCTACGTTTTCGCTATTATTTAGCTACCTATCATTTTCAAAATGAACGTTTTGAAAGTGGAATAAAAGATACTCTCCGATGTCTAGATTTGTCCATAGTTATGAATAACCAAAAGAAGTTTATCCAATGTGTAATACTTTTTGAAGCACATAGATATCACGCCAAAGATCAACAAATTAAATGGTTTAAAAAAATAATGGAGGAGGTAAAGAATGACAAAAGTTTGTTTGCCTTCGAGGGGCATTGTTTGGGTTTGATAACGTTGGACTAA
- a CDS encoding xanthine dehydrogenase family protein molybdopterin-binding subunit: protein MRRSVGKSIPRKETWEKVTGTAKYINDHSTPGLLHAKIAISPHAHAIIKSIDLTEAMKISGVETIITGQYYPILTGSPLADRPPIAIDKVRYFGEPVALVVADQEYIAEMAALRIKVDYELLPAVLSPREAFQKNAPLVHERLAEYKRHEGVYPEPGTNIANRTKIRKGNMAEGWRKCHHTVEVEVTLPQSDHAAMEMRCSMARIMPDGKVIIHSASQSPYVIRRAISQSFHIPLHKVIVHTPLVGGSFGGKAAIQTEFLAYLASRAVGGRAVKLVNSREVDMISSPVHIGLDAKIKLGCTRDGKLMAAKILHLYDGGAYSDRGAVMSRAGAVDCTGPYRIDNVHCDSLCMYTNHPYSTSFRGFGHPELTFAIERAMDLLANRVSMDPLEFRFYNAIGPGDTSPTQTLLDRSNLGDLSMCIAKLKTLIDWDDQPLWASNGHLIKAKGVCCFWKNSNTPTDAGAGAVIVFNEDGSINLLCGAVEIGQGTRTALTQLLAERLRMNERMIHISAEVNTEVDPHHWKTVASRSTFLVGNAILHAANDAIVQLKNIAAIVLQCLPKDLDVGEGRVFFKDHPDIGISIEKIANGYKFPNGNTIGGQIIGRGSYAMRNLTLLDPETGKGNPGPEWTVGAQAVEVELNTKEYTYRIVKAATVIDAGKVINPELARSQITGAMSMGISLASREAFFFNVKGAILNPQFRTYKLIRFGEQPQYFVDFVETPHLEAPYGLRGIGEHGLIGMPAALANSLTIAAGVEFNHLPLTPEMIWRTIHDSV, encoded by the coding sequence ATCCGACGATCGGTTGGGAAAAGTATTCCTAGAAAGGAGACATGGGAAAAGGTTACAGGGACAGCCAAATATATTAATGATCATTCGACACCAGGGCTACTACATGCCAAAATTGCTATCAGTCCGCATGCTCACGCTATCATAAAATCGATCGATTTGACAGAAGCCATGAAAATATCAGGTGTAGAAACGATCATAACAGGACAATATTATCCGATACTGACTGGATCGCCACTGGCAGACCGTCCGCCAATCGCAATAGACAAAGTAAGATATTTTGGCGAGCCCGTAGCCCTTGTTGTCGCGGATCAAGAATATATTGCAGAGATGGCGGCTCTCCGAATCAAAGTGGATTATGAACTTTTACCGGCCGTCCTTTCTCCAAGGGAAGCTTTTCAGAAAAATGCTCCGCTTGTACATGAGCGTCTCGCCGAGTACAAGCGCCACGAAGGGGTTTACCCTGAGCCTGGAACCAACATCGCGAACCGAACAAAAATCCGCAAGGGAAATATGGCGGAAGGTTGGAGAAAATGCCACCATACCGTAGAAGTCGAGGTCACTTTACCACAGTCGGATCACGCTGCAATGGAAATGAGATGCAGTATGGCACGGATTATGCCCGACGGCAAAGTGATCATCCATTCCGCTTCACAATCGCCTTATGTCATCCGAAGAGCAATCAGCCAATCGTTTCATATTCCGCTTCATAAAGTGATCGTTCATACGCCCCTGGTCGGAGGCAGTTTTGGCGGAAAAGCCGCAATTCAGACGGAATTTCTTGCTTATTTGGCTTCCCGTGCGGTTGGCGGAAGAGCTGTAAAATTGGTAAACTCCCGGGAGGTGGACATGATCTCTTCTCCAGTCCATATCGGATTGGATGCTAAAATCAAGCTAGGCTGTACCCGTGATGGAAAACTGATGGCCGCCAAAATTTTGCATTTGTATGATGGCGGAGCGTATTCGGATCGGGGTGCGGTCATGAGCCGGGCGGGAGCCGTCGATTGTACGGGGCCTTATCGCATCGACAACGTTCATTGCGACTCTTTATGTATGTATACGAACCATCCTTACTCCACTTCATTTCGCGGCTTCGGCCATCCAGAACTAACATTCGCCATAGAAAGGGCGATGGATTTATTGGCGAATCGGGTGAGTATGGATCCTTTGGAATTTCGATTTTATAATGCGATAGGACCCGGAGATACATCTCCAACGCAAACCTTGCTGGATAGAAGTAATTTGGGCGATTTGTCCATGTGCATTGCAAAATTAAAAACATTGATCGATTGGGACGACCAACCGCTGTGGGCATCCAACGGCCACCTCATCAAGGCAAAAGGGGTGTGTTGCTTCTGGAAAAATTCAAATACGCCGACCGATGCTGGTGCGGGAGCTGTTATTGTGTTTAATGAGGATGGAAGCATTAATCTGCTTTGCGGTGCAGTAGAAATCGGCCAAGGAACGAGGACGGCACTGACTCAGCTGTTGGCAGAGCGTTTGCGGATGAATGAGCGGATGATACATATCTCTGCAGAAGTTAACACCGAGGTCGATCCCCATCATTGGAAAACAGTGGCGAGCCGTAGCACCTTTTTAGTTGGCAATGCGATTCTACATGCAGCCAACGATGCCATCGTCCAGTTAAAAAACATAGCTGCAATCGTATTGCAATGCTTGCCGAAAGACTTGGATGTAGGAGAGGGTAGGGTTTTCTTTAAGGATCATCCCGATATAGGGATATCAATTGAGAAAATCGCTAACGGCTATAAATTCCCAAATGGGAATACAATCGGCGGTCAAATCATCGGTCGTGGAAGCTATGCAATGCGGAATTTAACTTTATTGGACCCGGAAACAGGAAAGGGAAATCCTGGCCCGGAATGGACGGTCGGCGCTCAGGCGGTAGAAGTAGAATTGAATACGAAAGAATACACGTACAGAATTGTTAAAGCAGCAACGGTTATCGATGCCGGCAAGGTGATCAATCCAGAATTAGCACGCAGTCAAATCACAGGCGCTATGAGCATGGGTATAAGTCTTGCTAGCCGCGAAGCTTTTTTTTTCAATGTGAAAGGCGCCATATTAAATCCGCAATTTCGAACCTACAAATTGATTCGTTTTGGAGAGCAGCCACAGTACTTCGTTGATTTCGTAGAGACGCCTCATTTGGAAGCGCCTTACGGTTTGCGCGGCATCGGGGAACATGGCTTGATTGGCATGCCCGCAGCATTGGCGAATAGTCTGACTATCGCCGCTGGAGTAGAGTTTAATCATTTGCCTCTCACACCCGAGATGATTTGGAGGACGATCCATGATTCCGTTTGA
- a CDS encoding (2Fe-2S)-binding protein yields MSSHDTAIYPIEFEVNGEKRTIRVRAADILLYTLRDNLGLTGSKSGCDNGDCGTCTILVEGLSMKSCLMLTVEANGKQITTIEGLTNSPVQNAFVQNQAFQCGYCTPGFIVNCEGLRNAHPHADEETIRVWLESNICRCMSYEKIHNAVKNVFTPKK; encoded by the coding sequence ATGTCATCGCACGATACTGCTATATATCCAATTGAATTCGAAGTGAACGGTGAGAAACGAACCATTCGTGTAAGAGCTGCAGATATACTCTTATATACACTTCGAGACAACCTTGGACTCACGGGAAGTAAATCCGGTTGCGATAACGGCGACTGCGGCACGTGTACGATATTGGTAGAGGGCCTATCCATGAAATCGTGCCTTATGCTCACCGTGGAAGCTAATGGGAAGCAAATTACTACGATCGAGGGTTTGACGAACTCACCGGTACAAAATGCTTTTGTTCAAAATCAGGCATTCCAATGCGGTTACTGTACTCCCGGTTTTATTGTGAACTGTGAAGGGTTACGGAATGCTCACCCGCATGCAGATGAAGAAACCATCAGAGTTTGGCTAGAATCCAACATTTGCAGATGTATGTCCTATGAAAAAATTCACAATGCAGTGAAGAACGTTTTTACGCCGAAAAAATAA
- a CDS encoding xanthine dehydrogenase: MIPFDFDYYQPSSIQIAVEWFRFLQKLGKNPMYYAGGTEIITWARTNSIHPGAVIDLKSIPECNVMEMQNDKLIIGACVTLSALSAANLFPLLSETAQKVADQTARNKITLGGNICGKIYYREAVLPLLLANSKVIIAGIRGLKETSIHQVFTQQLSLGHGDFLVQTLTDRRYLSLPFVHYKKRQIGNVGYPLVTLAALKVNNRIHTAYSGVCPFPFRSVEIDQALNESSIPLAARIEQAIGKLPAPLLNNVEGSAPYRKFVLKQTMADAVHTLERG; encoded by the coding sequence ATGATTCCGTTTGACTTTGACTACTACCAACCATCTTCCATTCAGATAGCTGTGGAATGGTTTCGGTTCCTGCAAAAACTGGGGAAGAATCCGATGTATTACGCCGGAGGTACGGAAATCATCACATGGGCTCGAACAAATTCTATTCATCCGGGTGCTGTAATTGATTTGAAATCCATTCCGGAGTGCAATGTAATGGAAATGCAGAACGATAAGCTGATTATCGGAGCTTGCGTCACGTTATCGGCATTATCCGCAGCGAACCTGTTTCCACTGCTTAGTGAAACGGCACAGAAAGTTGCCGATCAAACAGCCCGGAATAAAATCACGCTTGGAGGAAACATTTGCGGCAAAATTTATTATCGGGAGGCCGTACTGCCGCTTTTATTGGCAAACAGCAAAGTGATTATAGCAGGAATTCGAGGGCTAAAAGAGACTTCCATTCACCAGGTTTTCACCCAACAATTGAGTTTAGGGCATGGTGATTTTCTTGTACAGACCTTAACAGATCGACGCTATTTATCATTGCCTTTCGTTCATTACAAAAAAAGGCAGATTGGCAACGTCGGCTACCCTCTCGTAACGCTAGCTGCTCTCAAGGTAAATAATCGGATTCATACTGCGTACAGCGGCGTTTGTCCTTTCCCGTTTCGATCCGTTGAAATCGATCAGGCGTTGAACGAATCCTCGATCCCATTGGCAGCAAGAATTGAGCAGGCGATCGGTAAATTACCCGCTCCATTGCTAAATAATGTGGAAGGCTCCGCACCTTATCGGAAATTTGTGCTTAAACAAACGATGGCTGACGCAGTACATACATTAGAAAGAGGGTGA